One Setaria viridis chromosome 7, Setaria_viridis_v4.0, whole genome shotgun sequence genomic region harbors:
- the LOC117865987 gene encoding probable BOI-related E3 ubiquitin-protein ligase 3 — protein MAVQARHLPHDFPPVGGSLFFDEYAGCVPTAPAGMVTDTTLLSDLPGSELTGNYGFVPRKRARVGVADSRGSFSDLEDQRVALSPPAAMQGLLPLPVAVGDAQSRTMGSGAASTSGRAANGATLSFSHLGGEIDALIRHESERMRAGLEEARRRHARALLAAAARAATGWLRAAEAEVEHALRRNAELEEKARQMAAECQAWMGVARSHEAVGAGLRATLDQLLQSPSCAAALVGDVGEAEDARSCCFEAAPPPAAAARSCRSCGGGEACVLLLPCRHLCLCRACEAGVDACPVCAAAKNASLLVLVS, from the exons ATGGCCGTGCAGGCGAGGCACCTCCCCCACGACTTCCCGCCGGTGGGTGGCTCCCTGTTCTTTGACGAGTACGCCGGGTGCGTGccaacggcgccggcggggatggTGACGGACACGACGCTGCTCAGCGACCTCCCAGGCAGCGAGCTCACCGGCAACTATGGCTTTGTGCCGAGGAAGAGGGCGCGCGTGGGCGTGGCAGACTCGCGAGGCTCTTTCTCGGACTTGGAGGATCAACGCGTGGCTCTGTCCCCGCCCGCGGCGATGCAGGGGCTGCTACCACTGCCGGTGGCGGTCGGGGACGCGCAGAGCAGGACGATGGGCTCCGGCGCGGCGTCCACCAGCGGGAGGGCGGCCAATGGCGCAACCCTCTCGTTTTCCCACCTGGGCGGGGAGATCGACGCGCTCATACGACACGAG AGCGAGAGGATGCGCGCGGGGCTGGAGGAGGCCCGGCGGAGGCACGCCCGGGCGCtgctggccgccgcggcgcgggcagcGACGGGGTGGCtgcgcgcggcggaggccgaggtgGAGCACGCACTCCGGCGCAACGCGGAGCTGGAGGAGAAGGCACGGCAGATGGCCGCGGAGTGCCAGGCGTGGATGGGCGTCGCCAGGAGCCAcgaggccgtcggcgccggcctccgcgccacccTCGACCAGCTCCTCCAGTCGCCCAGCTGTGCCGCCGCGTTGGTGGGTGATGTCGGCGAGGCCGAGGACGCGCGGTCGTGCTGCTtcgaggcggcgccgccgccggccgcggcggcgcgatcGTGCAggtcgtgcggcggcggcgaggcgtgcGTGCTCCTGCTGCCGTGCCGGCACCTGTGCCTGTGCCGCGCTTGCGAGGCCGGCGTGGACGCGTGCCCCGTCTGCGCGGCCGCCAAGAACGCTTCGCTCCTTGTCCTGGTCTCTTGA